The genomic stretch ATAAAGGAAACAAAGACTACACCAAAAGAAAAGCAGATATCTAGACTCTGAGATATCTGCAATACCTGTTGTCTATTTATCGAGAGTTAAAAAGGAACGGGGTCGGCAGATAAATCTGTCTCAACAACATCCTGCTCTAATTCTTCGCTCTCAATCTTTTCTTCTTCAGTTTCTACCGCTTCAGTTTTCAGCCAGGATTTGGTAGTCTCAATTAGCTGTTTGAGGCGATCGCTTTAATGGTCAATAATCGATCGCTTTACTTAAATGAACGCTATTGCGCCCCTTTTTCTTGGCAGCATAACAGGCTGCATCTGCTCGACTTAAAATCTCGGTTAGATTGTTTGTAGTAGGAGCGATYGCAGCCAAACCGATACTGACACTAATTTTAAAYACTCTATCTTGCCAAACAAAATCAAAGTCTCGAACTAGGCATCGAAGCTGTTCGGCAATGTTTTGCGCTATTTTAAAGTTACATTTATAAAACAAGATTCCAAACTCATCCCCACCCAAACGTGCGAAAACATCTGAAGTCCGAATTCTTTGTTTGAGTAATGCGGTTATTTGTTTGAGTAGTTCGTCTCCAGCTAAATGACCGCAAGTATCATTAACGCTTTTAAAGCGGTCTAAATCGAGATAAGCTATAACGTGGTGAGTATTATTATCTTGAGAGTCTTCAATTGCCAGTTTTACTTGAGTTTCAAAATGAAGTCGATTAGACAGACCAGTTAAAGTATCGTGGGTAGCTTGCCAGGATAATTTGCTAGTTAATTCATAAATTTTGGTAACATCGCGAAATACAACAACAGTGCCAATAAGATTACCCTGAGTATCTTTAATTGGTGCTACTGAATCTTCAATAGCAATTTCAGTGCCATCATGTGCGACCAATAGGGTATCTTTAGGGAGTTGGCGAACTCGATTGTTTTTGAGGACTAAATCTACAGGATTGACTAGAGGTTTTCTAGAAAAACAATCGATAAGCCGAAAAACTTCTCCTATCGCTTTTCCTGTCGCTTCTGCTAGGCTCCAGCCAGTAAGTTGTTCGGCTACGGGATTGAGATAGCTTACCTTACCCAAAGCATCGGTAGTAATTACGCCATCGCCAATAGAGCTTAAGGTAACTTGTGCTAGCTCTTTTTCAGCTATCAGTTGTTGTTCTAATATTTTTCTCTTGGTAATAATCTCAGAAAATATCAGCAAACCGCCAATTTCTCCTTCCAAATTGTACCAGGGACGTAGTTGCCAACGTAGCCATTCAAGTCTGCCATCAGTCCTGACAAAACTATCTTCTTTACTGGTGAGAACCTCTACCTTTCCTGCCAGACAATCTTGATGATCTTGTCGCCAGCGTTCGGGAATTTCGGGAAAAACTTCGTAGTGAGAACGACCAATTATTTCAGTGTTCTCTAACCGATAATCTTCAATCCAGCGATCGCTAACTAGCAAATATTGCATTTGTCTATCTAACATGGCGATCGCCGCAGGAGCATAACGGATAAATAATTCTAATAGTTTGGGGTCTTCAATCAATCGAGCCATTTTTCTCGTACGGGCGACTTTCTTCTAATATTCCCAATTTGTCAATGACAATTGAGATTTTCAAAGTTTTCGTCTCTGCTGCTATGCCTTGATAAATGTAATTAAATGAGTAATTGCGCTCCCTGACTATTATTAAACAGTAAAAGCCCAATGTTCAGTAGTAACTTGCTCCGTACTATCTTTGACATAAGTATAGATATGAGAGTTGCGGTCGTTAAGCTCGATTCGCCCCTCATCAATAGCCGTAGCGATCGCTTTACGGTATTTAGTCAGATAATTTTTGGCAACAGAAGCAGGAGGATAGCCTTCTTCGAGTAAAGTAATTTCAGTTTGACAGAGTTGCGCTATTTTCTCTGGTTGGTCGAGAGATTGAAGGCGAGAAATAAAGATATCGATGAGTTCTTCTAACTCTTGTTTGGTAAGTTTGGTGCGTTTGCCTTGGCTGATGCGATCGCTTTATGCAACAAGTGTCCAAAAAACGTCAGAACCGAACAACCAATTTTTTCTCAGGATATTGTTCGAGTCAATGTCTGATTTGAAGCTGCGTTGAAAAACGCTTTTCCCTAGTTATTCCCGATCGCTTTATATGCTCGGTAGCAAAGAAACATAAATCAAGCAATTCCCTTCATTTTTCAGAAAAATCATGACCAAACCAACAGACTCTATTACTTATCTCGAACCAGAATTAGAATTTGAACCCTGCCACGATATTAACGAACTCGAACCAGAAACCGAAGCAGAATTGACCAGGTCACTTCCCAGAGGTTCGGTATTACTAGCTAATGTCTCTGGTTGTTCTACTGCTGTTGCTAACGGACTTTCTCAGCAAATCATCGATGAGATGAACGCTGTTATTCCAGGGGTTTTAGTCCGATTTGACGGTCTTAACGTTAGATCTGGTGCAGCAGTGTTTCCCTATCTGCAAAGACCAGCTTATGAAGCCCTATCCCGTGCCATAAGCGATCGCGGTACGACTATGAGTATCAACTCAGCATATCGCACTATCGGACAGCAGTTGATTTTATTCAATCATTCTCAGAGAAGACGCTGTGGTATTACTATCGCAGCCCGTCCTGGTAGAAGCAACCATCAAAGCGGTTTGGCACTGGATATTAACGACGCACAGGGTTGGCGACCTCATTTAGAACGTCATGGCTGGAAATGGTTGGGGCGCAAAGATCCCCCACACTTTGATTATGTTCGTGGTGGGACTAGAGATATTCGCAGTCTAGCTGTACTAGCGTTTCAAAAACTCTGGAATAAGAATAACCTCAACGATCCTATAGCCGAAGATAGAATTTACGGTCCACAAGTAGAAGCCAGATTAAATCGCGCCCCCATTGAAGGCTTTGGCGTAATTCCTGTCGGTGGCGTTGCCAGAACTTTGAGGCTTAGTAGACCTCTGATGCAGGGTCAGGACGTAAGAGAATTACAACAAGCGTTAGTTAAAGTTGGTTTTGACCTTACGGTGGATGGTTTTTATGGTGTAGAAACAGACAAGGCGGTCAGGGCATATCAACAAAGAGAAGGCTTAACTGTAGACGGTATCTTCGGTGTCGCAAGTCGTAATAAATTACTTAGACTTGTGGTTTAAATTGCAACATTCTCGTTAACTTTCTCAAACATAAATAGATTGAGCTTAAAACTATGAAATATTCAGTTCGAGAAGTATCTACTCTACTAAAACAAGGTTCATCGGGTGCAGCAGTTGTTGCTTTACAAACTAAGCTGCAAGAGCATAATTTTAATCCAGGTGCGATTGACGGTATCTTTGGCATCGGTACGAAACAAGCCACGATCGCTTTTCAAAAGAGTGTCGGCTTAACTCCCGACGGTATTGCAGGTAAAAATACCTGGGCGGCATTAAATACCCAGAACATAGATCGCCCTCTAGATACGAGTTTGTTTACCGTAGATACAGTCAGCCAAATGTTTTACGATGCGCCCCGTCGTAATATCGAGAAGTATCTACCCGCAGTTTTAAAGTCACTAGAGAAACAGAAATTAGGCGATCGCCAGATGATTTTGATGGCTTTAAGCACAATCCGCGCTGAATCTGCTGGCTTTGCACCTATCAGTGAGTTTCAGTCTAAATACAATACTACTCCTGGCAAACACGCTTTTGATCGCTATGATTTTCGTTCGGACATCGGTAACGGCGCAGTGGGTGACGGGGCAAAATACAAAGGACGGGGATTTATTCAGCTTACTGGTAAAGCCAACTATCGCACTTATAGTCAACGTTTGGGATTGGGCGATCGCCTGTTAAATAATCCCGATCTGGCTAATGATGCAGAAATTGCAGGCGACATTCTTGCTTATTTTCTCAAAGATAAAGAGCGTTTAATCCGTCAAGATTTGGCTAGCGGGAACTTACGGGCAGCTAGACGCAGAGTTAATGGCGGTTCTCACGGATTACAACAATTTACCGCTGCTTTTAATACGGGATTGGGACTCTCTGGCGATGTTGGAATTGCTTGAATTGAGGTAGGGTGGGCAATCACAAAAGTAGTAACTGACCAACCAAGCTTAAAAGCAGCTTTGCCCTTTGCCCACCTTACAGAGATTGCCTCTAATGATTTGAGGAGTTTGCCCACCCTACCTCAGAATCGACCATCAACAATTAACAACTAGCAACTAAATTCATTGCATACATGGAGGAGATTTGTCATGCAAGCACAATGGGAAAATTATTTACAAACCTACAGCGACCGCGCTTATCGTCACACAACTATGGTGCGTCATGCAGGGGTATTAATCGCTTTTGCTTTAGACAGTAAACGCCAGATTCATTACACGGTTTTAGACCAGGAAAACGAGCCAGAATCAATAGATGCCCGTAATTGGTTGGCTACGCCTCAAGAGTTGGCGTTTCCCAATGAAATCGCTCAGGTAGGGTTTGGTATCTTGCCAAACAAGGTTTTACCTGCGGTGAGAAGTAACGACAAGCCAGCCAGACATATTTCGGAAGTAGATATGTTTTTGTCTACAACTGCTAGGTTGACTGCTGATGCACCCTTTCAAGTAATCAGCGACAATCAATATATTTATCTGTTCCGTCAGGCAATTCCTGCCGAACATCCTCAGATGGTAACGGTAATGGACAGCGGTGGTGAAGATGTACCGATGGTAAACCAGACTCTATTGTGCGATCGCTTTATCTTAGCGGGAACAGAATTAAAAACCGTGCGGGAAGTTCGCTATCGTCGCAGTCGTAACAAGATTTTAGGCGATGGTAGTAAAGATAGTTTGGGGGCGGTAGATATGAATAATCTGCCGTTTTACGAACCGACTCTGGAGTTGGATTTTGTTCGTAATATCAGTATGGGTAGGTTTACCGTGGCTTTAGTGCCGACTGGTGTTCCCGACGTGCAGAGGTGGCAAATCTTCGTTCATAACGATCGCAGCGATCGCCTTGATTCTTATAATATCGAACGTTCTGCCGATGGTTTGTTTAACACCCAAGGTACGGAAAGCCCCGCAGCTTTTGAGAAGATCGGCTATGCGGAATCGGCTTTGAAGCTGAATAAAGACACTTATGTAGCAGGTAAAGCGCGAGTAGTTGACCTTAAAGCGTTTAATCTTTCACTGTGGATTAAACCTGAAAGTACGGGCATAATTTACTCCGAAGGCAAACCCGACACTGTTTTTAGTCTGGGTATTGTGGAAACTACCGAAGGTTATGGTATAGAGATCTTCTCGGCGGGAGAAAAAGTAAGTTCTGTTGCCAATATTATTAACTTGGGAACGTGGCATCATATCAGCGTTTCTTTTTCGACTGAAGCTGAAGAAAATCAGGCACAAGTCAGCATTCAGGTAGACGATCTCATTGTCCACGAAGAGGATTATCTATCTTTACCACTGCCGACAGCTTCCGCTACCGATCTAGATTCCTGTTTGGGTAAAAATATTGGCGAACCTGCTAATTCACTCACTGCGATCGTTGACGAACTATCAATCTGGGATCGCTCTAGATCCGAACTAGAAGTTAACGACAGTAAAAACGTCCGCAAAACTGGTAACGAACCTGGACTGATTACCTACTGGCAGTTTGACGAAGGTAATGGCGAAACAATTCACGACCATGCTGATTCAGCCAATAACGGCATCATTAAAGGCGATTCCCTTTGGATACAGTCTGATGCACCAATAGGGGATAATCCTGGTATTCGCCGCAGTAGCTTTGGTTTTACGGGACGAACCATAGCAGGTAAAGGTCTGACGGCACTACTCTATCACCAGCAGGAAGAAAAACCCTCTGGAAGCGATGGCGAAACTGCACCTAGCAAGCAAAGTGCCAGGATGCTATTGGCAGTAGCAACTAAAACAGAAGGGGAAGCAGAGGCTAAAATTGCTACTTTAGATTTTGCGGTTAGTAGACGGGGACGTTTATCTCAAATACCCGATGAGATTGAATTACAAACCATTGGTAATAGAGATGTAGATAGAAATGCCTCAGTCGATCGCATTGTAAAATTAGAATCAGCGATCGCAACTCTCACAATCCAAATTACCGAAAAACAAAATCGCTTACAACAACTAAGAGCTAATCTACCCAGAGAATTAGAGCTACTCCAGCGCATCCAAGCCAACCGCCCCAATAATATTCGGTTCGGTGTTTCGTTTCGCAGATGGCAAACTCAACTCGATAAACAACAGGCAAAGATAGAGAATTTAAAAAGTCAAGCACTAGAAATTCTCGAGCAATTAAAACCTCTGGAAAAATCCTTAGAGGCGAAGCAGGAGTGGTTAAAAATCTGGCGCGATCGCTATAACGGCAACCCCGCATTACCAATGCGCTTAGTACACATCGATCCTAATGGTTTAACCGTTACTGGAGGACTGTTAGATTTTGCCTGGACAGAAGACGCGCCTCAACTGTTTGCCAGCGATGATGGCATGGTGCGGATGTATTTTAGAGGCAGTGAAGACCAGTTTTTCTCGGCTACTTACGATACTAATGTCGCTCGAGCAAAATTGACTTTATCCGATGCCTGTCAGCTACAGGAAAAAGCCCCTGGTTTGGGTAGAAATCAACAGGAAGTTGTCAACGAAGATGACGAAAACCCTCAAGGCACAATGGTAACAGTTAGCGATGGCGTAGATAAAGATACTTGTACCTTTACCCTCACTAACAATAATTTAAACCTAACCGAAACCTGGCAGCGCGTACCTCGTAATCCTGGGCAAATGGGACGAGTTATTAGCGGACAAGCTCGCGAAGCAAGTTATTTAGGTAGATTGAGTGACGATCTCAAAGATACAATTGAAGTCATTTCTTTAACTGAAGCTGTAGATCGACCCTATCAAGTCGGGGCGAGTATCCTAGTTGCAGGAGCCAAAATTGCTTTGCGTAAAGCGATCGAGCCAGGAGATAAAGCGATTGCAGTAGTTAAAACCGAGTTACCTAAATCCTTAGAAGCTGGTAGCAAAATTGCCATTCTCGAATACGATTATGACAGTTACAGCAACTTAGGTAATCAGGGCGATGTTCTCAAAACTCCCTACGATCTTAAATACGGTTCGGTACTGGTCAAAGCTACTTGGCTACCCGATGGCAGCGTTGAGAATGTCTCTGCTACGCCCCTCACTGGTTTATCCCGTCCTAACGCCTGGCTGCCCGAATCTCCAGGGACGGCACTACAGATAAATAAAGGATACTTGACGGGAGACAGTTCTGAATTTGCCCATCAAGGTAGTCTTTCTTTGGAAGCCTGGGTAAAACCCAACCTGATTACTGAAGAAAAAACTGCTTATCTCGTAGAGCAAAATTCTGCTGCGCCCAATAATTCCAATTATCTGCTAAGTATCAAAAGAGAGTCGGTAAATACTTTCAACTTTAACGGACAAAATGAATATGTTCGAGTCAACAATCTCGATCTGACTAATAAATCTTTTACCGTTGAATTTTGGGCTGCACGCAATTCTAATAGCTTGGATAATTTCTTCTCCACAGTTATTTCTCAAGGACCGCCAGGGAATAATCGTCAGCTACACTGTGGTTTTAGAAAAAATGGTTCTTTTGCTTTTGCTTTCTACGGTAACGATCTGCAAACTCAAGCTACTTATAAAGATACGGGCTGGCATCATTGGGCTTGTACTTTTGATGTTGAGACAAAAGCCCGCATTATCTATCGCGATGGGGTAGTTGTGGCAGAAGATAAGGCAACAGCTAATTTCCAGGGTAATGGAGAATTTTTAATTGCCACTCTCAACAACCCTAGCAAGCAACATTTTTTCCACGGGGCAATTGATGAAGTTAGAATTTGGCAAGGAGTACGGAATAAAGTTCAGATTAACCTGCATAAAGACTGTCGCCTAGAAGGTGACGAATCGGGATTAACAGCGTACTATTACTTTGCCGAGCGACAAGTAATTAACCGTACTGGCAATACAGCTTATGACGGACGAGCGTTTAACAGTCCCACTTCTTTTGCTTCGCCTATCTCTTACTATCAAATTGTTGCAGGGGTAAGAAACCGTTACCTTAGCACCACCGAAGCAATACAAGCTTGTTCTGGTTGGCAGCATTTAGCAGCTAGCTATCAAGAAGCCTATGCCATTAATTTCGATGGCGATGATAGCTATCTCGACTGCGGTACAAAAGTATCTTTAGGGGTAGACGACGGCTTATCTATGGATATGCAGGTTGCTTTTACTGACGTCACTCAAACTTACTATCCTCTACTGCAAAAAGGACGACTGGGTAAAGACGATCCCGAATTAACCGCCTGGATGTATCTGAGGAAGTCAGGTAATTCTTACTATCTCTATTTTGGCTATGAAGATGCAAAAGGACGTACTAACGTCACTGTCGGAACAGTTACTGCACCTCAATCAAATCAAATAGTCAACATTGCCGTGACTGGTAGTGAAGGAAACGATAACTATACCGTTCGTTTGTATTGGAATGGCGAGCAGGTAGCCGCTAAAAACTTTAGTGAAGGTAAACCCGTTAGCAGTTTGCAACCTTTAGTTGTGGGACGTTGCTACGGTACGCCAGAAGGTACTACTTCGGGTTCGATTTCGGGCAATACGCGCCGTTTCTTACAGGGGACGATTAGCAAGCTACAAGTATGGAATCGGGCTTTATCGGCTACGGAAGTGCGTAACAACGATGGAGATGCTGAAAACCTAGCGGGTAACTGGCTGTTGAACGAAGGTGAAGGAAATTCGACTTTTAACAACGTCGATAATAGCGAGGCGCGATTAGTGGGCGCGACTTGGACGTTTAACCCCGATCCTAGTGCCACTCGTTTGGATTTGTATGTTAATGGAATGCCTGTTGAAACTGAAAATGTCAGTCAGATTCCTACTACTGCCAACCAGTTCAATCTGGGACGAGATTATACGGGGGCGATGGATGAAGTTCGCATCTGGCGGGAATATCGCAGCCAGGAACAGGTATTAGATAATATGTTCGGACAACTCAAAGGCGAACGGGATAAGCTGGTAGCCTATTACGAGTTCGATCGCGATCCTGCCACTACTGATTTGGTAACTCAGGCAAACGATAGCAGTCTGCAAAGCAATCATCTAACCGTAACTGAAGATGCAGAAATCAAACATATTCTGTCTCAAGCCCCCATCTGTCAGGATTTAGCCATAATTCGCAATGCCTTGGGTAGCATTAGCAACCGTTTCCAAGGTCAAATCCATTCCCGTCCTGCGATCGCCGAATATGCCGATATTCAGACGGCAAAAGACGGTTCGGTGAGGGGAGTCCACAAACGCTGTTATAGCTTCCTCAAAGGCGATATCTGGTATCTAATGACGGGTTACAAGGTAGGTAATCTGATTACTGAATGGATCTCCCAGGTACAGTTTGACCCCCAAATCAAAGGCTATATCGAAGGTGCGCCCCCAGTCCCCTCTGAGAATCTAACCGAAGACGCGATCGACGATGGTGATGGCGTTACTTCCGTAGAGTTTGTGGAAGCCGAAAGCGTCACCTCTACTATCTCTACTTCCAAAGAAAGCGGTTTTAATTCTTCCTTTGACGCATCTTTAAAAGCTTCAGTGGAACAAGAATTAGAAACTGTAATTGCACCATTTGGGGCGGGTATTTCCATCAAACTCGGCAAAGTAGGAGCTTCTTTAGGGGCATCTACCAGTCTGGAAACGGAATTAAACTGGTCGAGTAGCCAAGAACAAAGCAACACAACCAATGTCAGTAAAATGACGACCGTATCTCTTAGCGGTAGTTGGGAAGATCCCGCCAATCGACTCAATTCAGCCTTACCCAGACGCTTTCAACCTAGTAACGTTGGTTTTGCCCTAGTAGAATCAGAAACCGCCGATCTTTACGCTATTCGCATGGCACACAACAGGGCATTGGTAGCCTTCCGCATGGTTCCCAACCCCGACATCCCCAAAGATACCAATATAATTCCTTTCCCCATCGATCCGCACTATACCAAACAGGGTACGCTAGATGGCGCGATCGGCTACAGCGATCGGAGTAAGGTATTAGATCCCGATTATGCTCAAGCTACTGAATACGGCGAATACAGCTACTTTAAACCCAGCGAAGCTTATGCTTTGCGCCAACGCATTCAAAACGAAGAAATACGTTTGCGAGCCTTTTACGAAGACTTTAGCACCACCCCTCCTGGAGCTACAGGAGTCTTAACAGGTGGTTTAGCTGGTGGAGGTTTAGGTGCATTAGCTGCTTTCCCTGTAGCTGCTCCCTTTACTGCTGCTGCGGGAATTGCTGCGGGAGGTTTAATTGATGCTTTAGCTTCGGATAACGATCTGCCCCAACAATACAGCAAGCGCAACCTGGTTAATAGCTATCTTTGGACTGCCGACGGTGGTACGTTTGCCGAATCTACCGAAACCACCGATACCCAACAAGAAAGCACTAGTGGTAGCTACAGTTTCAACGGTAGTGCTAGTTTTTCAGCTTCTGCTTCGGCTGAAGTAGCGGGGGTAGGTATCGAAGCCGAAACCAATGCTTCTTTTGGCGGTAGCTTAAACCTAACTAAATCTAAAACCAAAGAAGCTAGCCAGTCTTTTAGCCTGAATTTGGAAAATAACACCCCTGGTAACTTACAAAAACAGGCGATCGACTCTGAGGGTAATATTCTCGAACCAGAATTCGATCCTCAAGGTAATCCAATTAACACCTCTGGTAAAGTAGATGCTTATCGCTTTTTCTCGTTTTATCTCACCCCCCAAAGCGATAACTATGATGCGCTATATAACACCGTTATCGATCCAGTTTGGTTAGAACAGTCCAATTCTCCTAACGCCAGGGCATTACGCCAGGCACAACAACCCCAAAATGCTCCTGCTTGCTGGCGCATTTTCCACCGCGTTACTTTTATCAGTCGCATCCTACCCGAATTCCCCGATCCCACAGCACCACCTTTAGATCGGGCAGTACAGGACACTGACTTTAGCAGCAGTTACGAGTTGATTAGGTTACTACAACCCTTTGTGGAAAACCAAACTAGTTCCCCCGCAGCTTTCAACGCAGCAGCGAGGAATGCGATTCAAACCTATTTACCCGAATTATCGGCAGATTTAACTCAAGAAGTAGTGTTGGCACTGGCTGACTATTTCCAAGTTGAAGGGATTAATTAATTGTCATTGGCCATTTGTCATCAATCGTCTGTAGGGTGGGCGACGTTCTACTAATACTCTAGTGCATTGCCCACCATACCTTATTACCTTTTCTCTTTTACCCAATAGCCATGACTAGAAACATATAGCTAATAGATTAAAAAGAGGCATATTTTCGTATTTTTTACTCGATACTCTCACTGAAGTCAACAGAAGCTTAACTTATCACAATTTATAAAATCTCTAGTTTTTCTCGATTTATATCTATAAAGAAAATAGAAGTCCGTACAAAAAAATGCCTAAACATAAAAATACTCACGGATAAACCAGATTAGACAATTTAACTGTGGTTGGCATTGATAATCAACCTATAGATATTAAATACAGGAGGTCTTCGAGTTCAGTGGATAAAAAAATTTTAGTCACAGGCGCAGAGGGGTTTCTTGGCTATCACACTATTAAACTGCTAAATGAGCGTCAGATTAAACCCAAAGGGTTAGTAGAAGTTGAGAACGAACAGCTAGTTGAATTTGGTTTAAAAAATTTACAAGTAGAGATTATCAAAGGCAGTATTCAAGATCTGCAAGTATTGCGCCAGGCTTGCGAAGGTATAGATACAGTCTTTCACATGAAATTTGAGATTGCTTTAGGGGGTGGTGAAGCAGCAGAAGAGAAAATGAATGAGATTAACATCGTAGGCACGCGCAATGTCCTTCAAGCAGCAAAAGAAGCAGGAGTAAAACGAGTTGTAGTCAGCAGTAGTTGTCTTACTGTCGGTTTAAATTACCAACCCGAACCTTTAAATGAAACTGCCGACTGGGATAAATATCAGTTTAATCTGCCCTATGCCCTGTCGCGTCGCCAAGCCGAACGAGAATCTTTAGTGGGCGTAGTTTCGAGGAAACCTCGAAACGCTGACCGCCCAGTAATTTCACCTACCGAAGTAAAAGATAACCATCCAGAGATTATAGCGATCGCTCCTTCGTTTACTCTGGGACCAGAGGACTATCTTGGCGCACCAGCCAATCAACTGGCAAAGCTAATTAGTCAGGGAAAATTTAAGTTCGGCATTCCCGTTGGCTTTGGTATTTTAGATGTACGCGACTATGCAGCAGGAGCTTTACTGGCTGCGGAGAAAGGTCGTCACGGACAGCGTTATCTTCTTAGTGGAGAAAATGTTACCCTGCGTCAATTTATCGCTCGGGTTGCCAACATTGCGGGGGTTGAACCGCCAAAATGGTTAATTCCGCTTCCAGCTTGGCTCGTCTATCCGATAGTTGCAGTTATTCAACTATTAAGTAAAATACGGGGTCGGTCATCGACCGTCAATCTCAGTATTCTCGAACTATGGAATCGTTACGCTTTCTATGATACTAGCCTGGCTGAAGAGGAGCTGGGTTGGAAAGCGCGATCGCTAGATGAGACGATCGCAGATAGCCTTCAGTGGATTGCCCAAAAAATGGTAAAGCCTGACTAGGGGACTAGGAGACGGGGGGAATCATTAATCTTCTTCGTTCACAATCATACATGCGGCGCGACCGAAGGAAGTCCTTTAGGGAACTAAGCACCTTTGTGCAATTATGCAACGCCAAAAAATTAAACATAGGAGTATCTTAGAAATGTTGCTGGTAAACTACCTCAGAA from Myxosarcina sp. GI1 encodes the following:
- a CDS encoding LamG-like jellyroll fold domain-containing protein, giving the protein MQAQWENYLQTYSDRAYRHTTMVRHAGVLIAFALDSKRQIHYTVLDQENEPESIDARNWLATPQELAFPNEIAQVGFGILPNKVLPAVRSNDKPARHISEVDMFLSTTARLTADAPFQVISDNQYIYLFRQAIPAEHPQMVTVMDSGGEDVPMVNQTLLCDRFILAGTELKTVREVRYRRSRNKILGDGSKDSLGAVDMNNLPFYEPTLELDFVRNISMGRFTVALVPTGVPDVQRWQIFVHNDRSDRLDSYNIERSADGLFNTQGTESPAAFEKIGYAESALKLNKDTYVAGKARVVDLKAFNLSLWIKPESTGIIYSEGKPDTVFSLGIVETTEGYGIEIFSAGEKVSSVANIINLGTWHHISVSFSTEAEENQAQVSIQVDDLIVHEEDYLSLPLPTASATDLDSCLGKNIGEPANSLTAIVDELSIWDRSRSELEVNDSKNVRKTGNEPGLITYWQFDEGNGETIHDHADSANNGIIKGDSLWIQSDAPIGDNPGIRRSSFGFTGRTIAGKGLTALLYHQQEEKPSGSDGETAPSKQSARMLLAVATKTEGEAEAKIATLDFAVSRRGRLSQIPDEIELQTIGNRDVDRNASVDRIVKLESAIATLTIQITEKQNRLQQLRANLPRELELLQRIQANRPNNIRFGVSFRRWQTQLDKQQAKIENLKSQALEILEQLKPLEKSLEAKQEWLKIWRDRYNGNPALPMRLVHIDPNGLTVTGGLLDFAWTEDAPQLFASDDGMVRMYFRGSEDQFFSATYDTNVARAKLTLSDACQLQEKAPGLGRNQQEVVNEDDENPQGTMVTVSDGVDKDTCTFTLTNNNLNLTETWQRVPRNPGQMGRVISGQAREASYLGRLSDDLKDTIEVISLTEAVDRPYQVGASILVAGAKIALRKAIEPGDKAIAVVKTELPKSLEAGSKIAILEYDYDSYSNLGNQGDVLKTPYDLKYGSVLVKATWLPDGSVENVSATPLTGLSRPNAWLPESPGTALQINKGYLTGDSSEFAHQGSLSLEAWVKPNLITEEKTAYLVEQNSAAPNNSNYLLSIKRESVNTFNFNGQNEYVRVNNLDLTNKSFTVEFWAARNSNSLDNFFSTVISQGPPGNNRQLHCGFRKNGSFAFAFYGNDLQTQATYKDTGWHHWACTFDVETKARIIYRDGVVVAEDKATANFQGNGEFLIATLNNPSKQHFFHGAIDEVRIWQGVRNKVQINLHKDCRLEGDESGLTAYYYFAERQVINRTGNTAYDGRAFNSPTSFASPISYYQIVAGVRNRYLSTTEAIQACSGWQHLAASYQEAYAINFDGDDSYLDCGTKVSLGVDDGLSMDMQVAFTDVTQTYYPLLQKGRLGKDDPELTAWMYLRKSGNSYYLYFGYEDAKGRTNVTVGTVTAPQSNQIVNIAVTGSEGNDNYTVRLYWNGEQVAAKNFSEGKPVSSLQPLVVGRCYGTPEGTTSGSISGNTRRFLQGTISKLQVWNRALSATEVRNNDGDAENLAGNWLLNEGEGNSTFNNVDNSEARLVGATWTFNPDPSATRLDLYVNGMPVETENVSQIPTTANQFNLGRDYTGAMDEVRIWREYRSQEQVLDNMFGQLKGERDKLVAYYEFDRDPATTDLVTQANDSSLQSNHLTVTEDAEIKHILSQAPICQDLAIIRNALGSISNRFQGQIHSRPAIAEYADIQTAKDGSVRGVHKRCYSFLKGDIWYLMTGYKVGNLITEWISQVQFDPQIKGYIEGAPPVPSENLTEDAIDDGDGVTSVEFVEAESVTSTISTSKESGFNSSFDASLKASVEQELETVIAPFGAGISIKLGKVGASLGASTSLETELNWSSSQEQSNTTNVSKMTTVSLSGSWEDPANRLNSALPRRFQPSNVGFALVESETADLYAIRMAHNRALVAFRMVPNPDIPKDTNIIPFPIDPHYTKQGTLDGAIGYSDRSKVLDPDYAQATEYGEYSYFKPSEAYALRQRIQNEEIRLRAFYEDFSTTPPGATGVLTGGLAGGGLGALAAFPVAAPFTAAAGIAAGGLIDALASDNDLPQQYSKRNLVNSYLWTADGGTFAESTETTDTQQESTSGSYSFNGSASFSASASAEVAGVGIEAETNASFGGSLNLTKSKTKEASQSFSLNLENNTPGNLQKQAIDSEGNILEPEFDPQGNPINTSGKVDAYRFFSFYLTPQSDNYDALYNTVIDPVWLEQSNSPNARALRQAQQPQNAPACWRIFHRVTFISRILPEFPDPTAPPLDRAVQDTDFSSSYELIRLLQPFVENQTSSPAAFNAAARNAIQTYLPELSADLTQEVVLALADYFQVEGIN
- a CDS encoding NAD-dependent epimerase/dehydratase family protein: MDKKILVTGAEGFLGYHTIKLLNERQIKPKGLVEVENEQLVEFGLKNLQVEIIKGSIQDLQVLRQACEGIDTVFHMKFEIALGGGEAAEEKMNEINIVGTRNVLQAAKEAGVKRVVVSSSCLTVGLNYQPEPLNETADWDKYQFNLPYALSRRQAERESLVGVVSRKPRNADRPVISPTEVKDNHPEIIAIAPSFTLGPEDYLGAPANQLAKLISQGKFKFGIPVGFGILDVRDYAAGALLAAEKGRHGQRYLLSGENVTLRQFIARVANIAGVEPPKWLIPLPAWLVYPIVAVIQLLSKIRGRSSTVNLSILELWNRYAFYDTSLAEEELGWKARSLDETIADSLQWIAQKMVKPD